A region of the Dromaius novaehollandiae isolate bDroNov1 chromosome W, bDroNov1.hap1, whole genome shotgun sequence genome:
CTTAATGTACTACATGGGACATTAGGGACTCCAGCCCCAGCTTTCATAGGTCTTCTCCAATTACAGAATCCAGTAACATTCCTACTAGGACTCTTAGGATATCTAGGGGAAAACAAAAACTACATCTTGGCAAGAGTATCTGCTGAGCTCCACAACAGCCAAATAAGGACCACCCCTCTTCCAGAGAAGTGTATAGGGATGAAGTAACTGTGCCATAAAATTATACTGATGACCAGCCTGACCTAGAACCACCAGCTGAAAGACCAGCCTGTGGTAAGTCTAGCAATCAATCAAGCTCATTACAAGACTAGGTGCAAGCTCATTACATGACTAGGAGAGcttccagctctccagctgctaCCACACCATGGTTTACCAAATTGCTTCCCCTTTGCCCTGTAATAAATTGTTGGGCTCTAAGAACAAATGGAAGGCAACCTCAAGGGCTATGCTTTTGCCTGCATAATCATTAATCCACATTCTCAGAAAATAGGCCTTCAGTCACACCAAGGGAGGCAGTCACTCTGCTATGCCCTTTAGGGCTGTTCTCCCAACTAGCTCTGACATACCAGGGCTTAAACAAAATTGATTACTATGGTGGTAGAGTACATTCTTGCAATTTCACATTTGGAGGTCTTCCACCTGTGtcaatatttatattatttatttagggGAGACAGGGGACACCACTACTGTGTGGAGAGAATAACTGATAATGGAAAGACCTGCATTACACTGTTTACTTTCCATGTGGCACCAAGGGCTGTCACAAAAATGACACAGGGTTCAAAAATGACAAGGGCTGTACAAAAGTGACATCGGAAAATCAAAATAGCTCTGAATTTGTGAGCTGCAAGATGGAATGGAACTGACTCATGCCAGCCACGTCTGATTCCTTCCCAAAATGGAGGCTTTGCCCTCTAAAACAGGTGGCAAAATCTGCAGTGTCCCGATGAGAAACTGAGGGGCTGGATTTCTGCTTTCTAAAATCGTATCTCAATTCCTATTTCACGCTCTGCTATCTACTCGCTATACTACGCAGTCATCACAGATATCTGAAAACAGTTCTCTGTTACTGTATCTTTACTTAGATCAGTACTGAACAAAAACCTACCTACCTACAGCTCTCAAACTGACTGCAGAAATCAGTCACCCTGCATAACTGTAATAAGTAGTAAGGGGCAAGCTGGGATACAGCTGTTGAAAGCTTTACACAAGCATTACTAGTGATTTGCACTGAAAGAGAAACCAAAGAcgagactttctgcttttagctaTAACCAAACTAGTGACTGCTTATGAAAACgccacaaaaacacaaaaaaatcagcaaactatcattttaaattttaaaacatgtaaGATTAGTAGAAAACAGTCAATTACACGCAGCACGCTGTGGattatttaaactgaaaatacCAGTATACACCACAGAACAGCACGTTTTCCCTCATACTGTGCTGATTCCGTACAGACGAtactggtttaaaaaagaaagtctaaTTGCTTAATCAGAACAGTCAAGTACCTTATGCAGAGCGTTACAGAAGTCAGCGGGTGACAGCCACGACAACTGACTGCCCGCAACGGCCTTATCTGCTCCGCGCCGAGGCAGCGCCAGAAACGCCGCGAGCGGAAGCAGCGCTGCGGGCACCCGCTCAGCTGCGCAACGAACGGGCGGCCCCAaccccgcggccgttggggccaACGGCCGCGGGCCCCAACGGCCGAGGCAGGGCGGGGCCGGCCCCGAGCcagggccccgccgcgccgctgacCCCGGGGCAGTCCCCGGCGGCCGGGCTCGCCTCGGCCACCGCCCCCGGCGGAGgggcaccgccccgccccgccccgcctcgccgcgtcccgccgcgccTCGCGGGGAAACGGCCGCGCGGCGCCTCCAGGCCGCGGGGGGGCGCtggcgctgccgcggcggcggcggctccgccccggccctgctgcgTCGCGTCGCATCGCGTCGCGGGCGGCCTGGTCCCGGGCTCGGGCTGCGCGGCACCATGGAGGCGCCCCCCGTCACGATGATGCCCGTCACGGGCGGCACTATCAACATGATGGAGTACCTGCTCCAAGGTaggcgcgggccgggcccgcaGCAGGCGGCGCGACGggagccgcggggaggggggcggcggtgTCCTTGTCCTAGGGCCTGGGGCCGGCGCGGGAGGGGGCTGTTGCGGGGGGCGGTGGTGCGCGTAGCGGGGTGCTCAGGGGCCTCCTCCGTCCCCTGCAGGCAGCGTTTTGGACCAGAGCTTGGAGAGCCTGCTGCACCGGCTGCGCGGCCTGTGCGACAACATGGAGCCAGAGACCTTCCTGGACCACGAGATGGTGTTCCTGCTGAAGGGGCAGCAGGCCAGCCCCTTCGTGCTGCGGGCGCGGCGCTCCATGGACAAGAGCGGCATGCCCTGGCACCTGCGCTACCTCGGCCAGCCCGAGATCGGGGACAAGAACCGGCACGCGCTGGTGCGCAACTGCGTCGACATCGCTACTTCGGACAACCTGACGGACTTCCTGGTGGAGATGGGCTTCCGCATGGACCACGAGTTTGTGGCCAAGGGACACGTGTTCCGCAAGGGCATCATGAAGATCGTCGTGTACAAGATCTTCCGCATCCTAATGCCAGGGAACACAGACAGCATCGAGCCCCTGTCTCTCTCCTACCTTGTTGAGCTTAACGTGGTAGCGCCAGCAGGACAGGACGTCGTTTCTGATGACATGAGGAACTTTGCTGAGCAACTAAAGCCTTTAGTTCACCTGGAAAAAATTGACCCCAAAAGGTTAATGTGATTGAAAAGCTAGGCAAGTAAGGCATTGGTTGTGGTAGTGTTTCCAGAGAGGCTATTCCTTCAAAACACCTTTTGAGGGCAAGTCAAAACTGGGGGAGGCGATAATATAATATATcagtagttttcctcttcttattagagaaaaatcagttagaaaacaTATGGCCTAACAATCCAAAACATCAAACTTACTGGAATTCATCCTTCTGTGTATCCACAtctcagtgctgcttttttttagaCACCATTCTCATATACTACCTAgcaattctttttcttccaagtaATATCTGTTTAATGCAAGAGATAAAGTGGTGTTTAACATAAGCATAAAACCAGGAACTGTACACAGTATAAGAGAATAAGTGTATACCTATTTAcagtaaaatagtaataatatagATAACAGCTAGAACAGATGATACTTTATAGTGAAACTGTTTCTGATAATAGCCAAAAATAGAATTGAAAAGCAGTTTAACAATATTACAATCACAAGAGGTATTCAGATTCTCTTTTTATCTGTTCCGTCTATTTCACTGAAGTTGGGTATGACAATCTCAGCTAATAAGATAGTAAATTACAGACTTTTTTATATTAGAGAACCCTCTCACCTTCTAGGTGATagaaaaaactgaaataagtAAGTTTCAGTTAAAAACGATTAAGAGTATCATACAGCTGTGAAGTTTACTACAGTAACCATTTTGTTTAGCATGTCAATAGTAGGATAGTTGCTTACCCTTGAATTCAGTGATACTTGAAATATGTTTGAGAGTTTCCAACTATAGTTCAAACAAAAAAGGTTGGGAAAACCAATAAAGATAACAAACGCATGTTTAAGTTTCTCATACTTTACAGAAGCTTAGAAGGTAACCATTTCACTTATTACTAAAatgcagcagcctctgccagAGACACTGTAATCTTTTAACATGCTACTCAGTGTATAACAGCTAAGGGTAATGACTTCCAAATACCACTCCTGTATGAAACTTCAGGAAGAAATTTCAAGTTAACTAAGTTTTCAACACTGGAATTTGGGCAGGTTAAACCATGTTAACTGGATTAGTGCTCATTGAGTGCATGCATCTCAAATGGTCCTCTGATGCATGCTTTAAGTCAGGAGGCGTAGGAAAAACTAAATATTCTAACACAGGTTCACTAAGCCAACTGGCTAAAGAATGCCATTACATTGAATACATAGCAATGATTTCCAAACAGGATATAAATGATGACACAGCCTATATGATTTTGCTCATTATCTAGGCTTGAAATATTTTGAGGGTGAGGACACATCTACATTTTGTCCATACTGAAGCATGACTTACTCTCATTAGATTGCATGTTATCCTGGGGTTTTGGATCTGTTTCTTTAGCATCATTCTATACAATTCCTGTTGTTACATGACATAGTTTTACAGGCCGTAGGAGGAAGCTGACCTTGCTGGGTTGCTCCATGGCTCAGCTTGCAATCCCACTCCATCTGGTGGTATTCCTCAGGGTTGATGTCACATCCTGCCTGTGTAGTACTGGCTGGAAATCTCCCTTGCCAAAGGCTTTGAAGATGCACAGTCTGTCTCTTGTGACATGAAATTTTAGAAAGCAATTCAATGAATCAGAAAAGTTCAGCATTATATGCTAGCTTTCAAAAGGTGCTTTCCTTTAGGCATACACAGATACATAGGAAACAGCAAATAGATAGGCCTTTCCCATTGCATCTGAAAAtaacttggaaaaaagaaaaggaagata
Encoded here:
- the LOC112987081 gene encoding mediator of RNA polymerase II transcription subunit 18 — translated: MEAPPVTMMPVTGGTINMMEYLLQGSVLDQSLESLLHRLRGLCDNMEPETFLDHEMVFLLKGQQASPFVLRARRSMDKSGMPWHLRYLGQPEIGDKNRHALVRNCVDIATSDNLTDFLVEMGFRMDHEFVAKGHVFRKGIMKIVVYKIFRILMPGNTDSIEPLSLSYLVELNVVAPAGQDVVSDDMRNFAEQLKPLVHLEKIDPKRLM